In one Juglans regia cultivar Chandler chromosome 11, Walnut 2.0, whole genome shotgun sequence genomic region, the following are encoded:
- the LOC109008082 gene encoding non-functional pseudokinase ZED1-like isoform X2: protein MKWFGRQSKMNSCLKLKMKDKEETPFMKNGRLLLEERIALFNGKCNPIRFFSAKELSTATNNYDESQLFLHDGSFKFYKGCLEGRLVSVKKFDDHRHRPLTRYEDIFKDVVIGSNMSIHKNVLKLLGCCLETQWPTLVFEYVGHKNLKECIRYRIEPYQPIQWKGRLRIAMGIANAVAYLHTALSMPFVHRDIQLSHIMLDENNVPKLIDFSLSLPIPEGQLHATDGVVRSRIGFVAPDYFLTSNFTQKDDVYSFGKILLVLLYNEAHILFFEKAEYDEQRLIEIVDPELLKESVDQQQFLTFGNLALSCISNKREDRPTITDVAKQLRQIYDQCL from the exons ATGAAGT GGTTTGGTAGACAAAGCAAGATGAATTCATGTTTGAAGCTGAAGATGAAAGACAAAGAGGAGACGCCATTTATGAAGAATGGAAGACTGTTATTAGAGGAACGTATCGCCCTTTTCAATGGGAAATGCAATCCTATCCGTTTCTTTTCGGCCAAGGAGCTCAGCACAGCAACAAACAACTATGACGAAAGTCAACTTTTTCTGCATGATggtagttttaaattttacaagggTTGTCTGGAAGGCCGCTTAGTTTCagttaaaaaatttgatgaCCATCGACACAGGCCTTTAACTAGATATGAGGACATTTTTAAAGACGTTGTAATTGGATCAAATATGAGTATTCACAAAAATGTTCTAAAGCTCCTAGGATGCTGCCTAGAAACCCAATGGCCGACTCTAGTGTTTGAATATGTAGGGCACAAGAATCTCAAAGAGTGCATTCGTTATCGAATCGAGCCTTATCAACCGATACAATGGAAGGGTAGGTTAAGGATTGCAATGGGAATTGCAAATGCAGTTGCATATCTCCATACTGCATTATCCATGCCCTTTGTACACAGGGATATTCAGTTGTCCCACATTATGTTGGATGAGAATAATGTTCCCAAGTTGATTGATTTCTCGCTCTCTTTACCTATTCCTGAAGGTCAATTGCATGCAACCGATGGTGTTGTACGGTCGAGAATTGGTTTTGTTGCACCTGACTATTTTCTTACAAGCAACTTTACTCAGAAGGATGATGTGTATTCTTTTGGTAAAATTCTACTTGTGCTTTTGTACAATGAAGCCCATATACTATTCTTTGAGAAGGCCGAATATGATGAACAGCGGTTGATTGAAATTGTAGATCCAGAATTGTTGAAAGAAAGTGTTGATCAGCAGCAGTTTCTAACTTTTGGAAACCTTGCCCTGAGTTGCATCTCAAACAAACGAGAAGATAGACCAACAATCACTGATGTGGCTAAACAACTCAGGCAGATTTATGATCAGTGTCTCTGA
- the LOC118349842 gene encoding non-functional pseudokinase ZED1-like — MNACLKLKIRKDTEETPFMKNGRMLLEERITLFNGKCNPIRFFSAMELSIATKNYDKRQLFLRAGGFEYYKGCLEGRLVSVKKFDDDHWPFTRYEDIFKDVVIGSNMSIHKNVLKLLGCCLETQWPTLVYEYVGHKSLKACICDRVEPYQPIPWKGRLRIAMGIANAVAYLHTALSMPFVHRDIQSSHIMLDENNVPKLIDFSLSLPIPEGQLHATDSVVRSRIGFIAPDYSLTGNFTQKDDVYYFGRILLVLLAGWMLNTENTRYNEGNILRCVKAEYEHERLIEIVDPELLEESVDQQQFLTFANLALSCLSNKREDRPTITDVAKQLRRIYDQCL; from the coding sequence ATGAATGCATGTTTGAAGCTGAAGATCAGGAAAGACACAGAGGAGACGCCATTTATGAAGAATGGAAGAATGTTGTTAGAGGAGCGTATCACCCTTTTCAACGGGAAATGCAATCCTATACGTTTCTTCTCTGCCATGGAGCTCAGCATAGCAACAAAAAACTATGACAAACGTCAGCTTTTTCTGCGTGCAGGTGGTTTTGAATATTACAAGGGTTGCCTGGAAGGCCGCTTAGTTTCagttaaaaaatttgatgaCGATCACTGGCCTTTTACTAGATATGAGGACATTTTTAAAGACGTTGTAATTGGATCAAATATGAGTATTCACAAAAATGTTCTAAAGCTCCTAGGATGCTGCCTAGAAACCCAATGGCCGACTCTAGTGTATGAATATGTAGGGCACAAGAGTCTCAAAGCGTGCATTTGTGATCGAGTCGAGCCTTATCAACCGATACCATGGAAGGGTAGGTTAAGGATTGCAATGGGAATAGCAAATGCAGTTGCATATCTCCATACTGCATTATCCATGCCCTTTGTACACAGGGATATTCAGTCGTCCCACATTATGTTGGATGAGAATAATGTTCCCAAGTTGATTGATTTCTCGCTCTCTTTACCTATTCCTGAAGGTCAGTTGCATGCAACCGATAGTGTTGTACGCTCGAGAATTGGTTTTATTGCACCTGACTATTCTCTTACAGGCAACTTTACTCAGAAGGATGATGTGTATTATTTTGGTAGAATTCTACTTGTGCTTTTGGCAGGATGGATGTTGAATACAGAAAATACCAGGTACAATGAAGGCAATATACTACGCTGCGTGAAGGCCGAATATGAACATGAACGGTTGATTGAAATTGTAGATCCGGAATTGTTGGAAGAAAGTGTTGATCAGCAGCAGTTTCTAACTTTTGCAAACCTTGCCCTGAGTTGCCTCTCCAACAAACGTGAAGATAGACCAACAATCACTGATGTGGCTAAACAACTCAGGCGGATTTATGATCAGTGTCTCTGA
- the LOC109008082 gene encoding non-functional pseudokinase ZED1-like isoform X3, giving the protein MNSCLKLKMKDKEETPFMKNGRLLLEERIALFNGKCNPIRFFSAKELSTATNNYDESQLFLHDGSFKFYKGCLEGRLVSVKKFDDHRHRPLTRYEDIFKDVVIGSNMSIHKNVLKLLGCCLETQWPTLVFEYVGHKNLKECIRYRIEPYQPIQWKGRLRIAMGIANAVAYLHTALSMPFVHRDIQLSHIMLDENNVPKLIDFSLSLPIPEGQLHATDGVVRSRIGFVAPDYFLTSNFTQKDDVYSFGKILLVLLYNEAHILFFEKAEYDEQRLIEIVDPELLKESVDQQQFLTFGNLALSCISNKREDRPTITDVAKQLRQIYDQCL; this is encoded by the coding sequence ATGAATTCATGTTTGAAGCTGAAGATGAAAGACAAAGAGGAGACGCCATTTATGAAGAATGGAAGACTGTTATTAGAGGAACGTATCGCCCTTTTCAATGGGAAATGCAATCCTATCCGTTTCTTTTCGGCCAAGGAGCTCAGCACAGCAACAAACAACTATGACGAAAGTCAACTTTTTCTGCATGATggtagttttaaattttacaagggTTGTCTGGAAGGCCGCTTAGTTTCagttaaaaaatttgatgaCCATCGACACAGGCCTTTAACTAGATATGAGGACATTTTTAAAGACGTTGTAATTGGATCAAATATGAGTATTCACAAAAATGTTCTAAAGCTCCTAGGATGCTGCCTAGAAACCCAATGGCCGACTCTAGTGTTTGAATATGTAGGGCACAAGAATCTCAAAGAGTGCATTCGTTATCGAATCGAGCCTTATCAACCGATACAATGGAAGGGTAGGTTAAGGATTGCAATGGGAATTGCAAATGCAGTTGCATATCTCCATACTGCATTATCCATGCCCTTTGTACACAGGGATATTCAGTTGTCCCACATTATGTTGGATGAGAATAATGTTCCCAAGTTGATTGATTTCTCGCTCTCTTTACCTATTCCTGAAGGTCAATTGCATGCAACCGATGGTGTTGTACGGTCGAGAATTGGTTTTGTTGCACCTGACTATTTTCTTACAAGCAACTTTACTCAGAAGGATGATGTGTATTCTTTTGGTAAAATTCTACTTGTGCTTTTGTACAATGAAGCCCATATACTATTCTTTGAGAAGGCCGAATATGATGAACAGCGGTTGATTGAAATTGTAGATCCAGAATTGTTGAAAGAAAGTGTTGATCAGCAGCAGTTTCTAACTTTTGGAAACCTTGCCCTGAGTTGCATCTCAAACAAACGAGAAGATAGACCAACAATCACTGATGTGGCTAAACAACTCAGGCAGATTTATGATCAGTGTCTCTGA
- the LOC109008082 gene encoding non-functional pseudokinase ZED1-like isoform X1 — protein sequence MKFPSFLLEWPSFGFGRQSKMNSCLKLKMKDKEETPFMKNGRLLLEERIALFNGKCNPIRFFSAKELSTATNNYDESQLFLHDGSFKFYKGCLEGRLVSVKKFDDHRHRPLTRYEDIFKDVVIGSNMSIHKNVLKLLGCCLETQWPTLVFEYVGHKNLKECIRYRIEPYQPIQWKGRLRIAMGIANAVAYLHTALSMPFVHRDIQLSHIMLDENNVPKLIDFSLSLPIPEGQLHATDGVVRSRIGFVAPDYFLTSNFTQKDDVYSFGKILLVLLYNEAHILFFEKAEYDEQRLIEIVDPELLKESVDQQQFLTFGNLALSCISNKREDRPTITDVAKQLRQIYDQCL from the exons ATGAAATTTCCCAGTTTCCTGCTTGAATGGCCTTCATTTG GGTTTGGTAGACAAAGCAAGATGAATTCATGTTTGAAGCTGAAGATGAAAGACAAAGAGGAGACGCCATTTATGAAGAATGGAAGACTGTTATTAGAGGAACGTATCGCCCTTTTCAATGGGAAATGCAATCCTATCCGTTTCTTTTCGGCCAAGGAGCTCAGCACAGCAACAAACAACTATGACGAAAGTCAACTTTTTCTGCATGATggtagttttaaattttacaagggTTGTCTGGAAGGCCGCTTAGTTTCagttaaaaaatttgatgaCCATCGACACAGGCCTTTAACTAGATATGAGGACATTTTTAAAGACGTTGTAATTGGATCAAATATGAGTATTCACAAAAATGTTCTAAAGCTCCTAGGATGCTGCCTAGAAACCCAATGGCCGACTCTAGTGTTTGAATATGTAGGGCACAAGAATCTCAAAGAGTGCATTCGTTATCGAATCGAGCCTTATCAACCGATACAATGGAAGGGTAGGTTAAGGATTGCAATGGGAATTGCAAATGCAGTTGCATATCTCCATACTGCATTATCCATGCCCTTTGTACACAGGGATATTCAGTTGTCCCACATTATGTTGGATGAGAATAATGTTCCCAAGTTGATTGATTTCTCGCTCTCTTTACCTATTCCTGAAGGTCAATTGCATGCAACCGATGGTGTTGTACGGTCGAGAATTGGTTTTGTTGCACCTGACTATTTTCTTACAAGCAACTTTACTCAGAAGGATGATGTGTATTCTTTTGGTAAAATTCTACTTGTGCTTTTGTACAATGAAGCCCATATACTATTCTTTGAGAAGGCCGAATATGATGAACAGCGGTTGATTGAAATTGTAGATCCAGAATTGTTGAAAGAAAGTGTTGATCAGCAGCAGTTTCTAACTTTTGGAAACCTTGCCCTGAGTTGCATCTCAAACAAACGAGAAGATAGACCAACAATCACTGATGTGGCTAAACAACTCAGGCAGATTTATGATCAGTGTCTCTGA
- the LOC109008081 gene encoding sucrose nonfermenting 4-like protein, producing MFGPVPDRGHDNSAVSVPVLIPWLFVWRYGGRSVSLCGSFTGWSGSIPMSPVEGRDDVFQVVCNLTPGSHQYKFCVDGVLLHDESQPFSRGDYGLVNTIFVGREPDMINSTFGSQTPGRSNMDVDHDDIMPAVSLSHGTSQEAIPRISSADLEVSRHHISVFLSTHTAYELLPDSGKIITLDINLPVKQAFHILHEQGISVAPLWDCGQFVGVLSALDFILILRELGNHGSNMTEEQLETHTIAAWKEGKLHLTRTMDGDGASFPHQHLIHAGPYDCMKDVALKILQNKVATVPIIHYSQDGSIPQLLHLASLSGILKCIYRYFRHSLSSLPILEQPICSIPLGTWVPKIGESRPFAMLRPNASLSAALTLLVQAEVSSIPIVDDDGSLLDIYSRSDITSLAKDKAYAQIRLDEMTIHQALRLGQNANSSYGFNGQRFQMCLRSDPLHEVMKRLTNPGVRRLVIVEAGSNRVEGVISLSDVFNFLLR from the exons ATGTTCGGTCCTGTTCCGGACAGGGGGCATGATAACAGTGCAGTTTCGGTACCAGTTTTGATTCCCTGGTTATTCGTGTGGCGTTATGGGGGAAGAAGCGTGTCACTTTGCGGTTCTTTCACCGG GTGGTCAGGAAGTATACCTATGTCTCCGGTGGAGGGACGCGATGATGTATTTCAAGTTGTGTGCAACTTGACACCAGGAAGTCACCAG TACAAGTTTTGTGTTGATGGAGTGTTGCTGCATGACGAGAGCCAGCCATTTTCAAGGGGGGATTATGGTTTAGTAAATACCATCTTTGTTGGTAGGGAGCCAGATATGATTAATTCTACTTTTGGTTCTCAGACACCTGGCAGATCCAACATGGATGTGGATCATGATGACATTATGCCTGCA GTCTCATTGTCACATGGTACTTCACAAGAAGCCATTCCAAGGATATCATCTGCCGATTTAGAGGTTTCTCGCCACCATATATCTGTATTCTTGTCTACACATACTGCTTATGAGTTGCTTCCTGACTCGGGCAAG ATCATTACCCTGGATATTAATTTACCAGTCAAGCAAGCATTTCATATCCTACATGAACAG GGAATCTCTGTGGCTCCTCTCTGGGATTGTGGCCAGTTTGTTGGAGTTCTCAGTGCATTGgacttcattttaattttgagaGAG CTTGGGAATCATGGATCAAACATGACAGAGGAACAGCTTGAGACACATACAATAGCAGCTTGGAAAGAGGGGAAATTACATCTTACCAGAACAATGGATGGCGATGGGGCATCATTTCCTCATCAACACCTTATCCAT GCTGGGCCTTATGATTGTATGAAAGATGTTGCtttgaaaattttacaaaacaagGTGGCCACAGTTCCCATAATCCATTATTCACAGGATGGGTCTATTCCACAGCTTTTACATCTTGCTTCGCTGTCTGGAATACTAAAAT GTATCTACAGGTATTTTAGACATTCTTTAAGCTCGTTGCCCATTCTTGAGCAACCTATTTGTTCAATTCCTTTGGGTACGTGGGTTCCGAAAATTGGGGAGTCAAGGCCATTTGCAATGTTAAGGCCAAATGCATCTCTTAGTGCTGCTTTAACTTTGTTAGTTCAAG CTGAAGTTAGTTCAATACCAATAGTGGATGATGATGGCTCATTGCTGGATATTTATTCACGAAG TGATATCACCTCTTTGGCTAAAGATAAAGCATATGCACAGATTCGTCTCGATGAAATGACTATTCACCAG GCATTACGACTGGGGCAGAATGCAAATTCTTCTTATGGCTTTAATGGACAGAGATTTCAGATGTGTTTACGATCTGACCCACTGCATGAAGTGATGAAACGGTTGACAAATCCTG GGGTTAGGAGACTTGTCATTGTAGAGGCTGGCAGCAATCGTGTGGAAGGTGTAATATCATTGAGTGATGTGTTCAACTTCTTGCTGCGCTAG